The genomic interval ACATTTTTTCaagaaactttaaaaataaataaataaataaataaaatagatttaatttagaaaaaaaaaaataaatatatatatatatatatacataaaaaaccaTTAGCAGGTGATTTGATATGCAGAGTAGGTCAGTGGTGTATAAAAAGCcaaaagtaaaagtacagatatcttaccagaaaattactTTGGTATAAGTTTAGTCAatgtttagaatattacttgagtaaaagtcttaaagtatgtgatatgTATTGtacttaaagtgttagttcaccgaaaaatgacaattatgtaattaataactcaccctcatgttgtttcaaacccgtaagacctccgtttatcttcggaacacagtttgagatattttagatttagtccgagagctctcagtctctccattgaagctgtgtgtacggtctgctgtcagaaaggtaagaaaaacatcatcaaagtagtccatgtgacatcagagggtcagttagaattagttgaagcatcgaaaatacattttggtctaaaaatggaaaaaactgcgACTTTATTCTGCACTGTCTTCTCtgttgactcgagaacgagtcagtcttttgttcgttatctggctcggttcggtgttcatcttcaattctctcttcacatcagttcagtaaGTGAACtctttgagtacatgaattactccgggatattggtttgtttgaactcagagggagtgtcagccacattaaaaaagttaacagcttaagtcatttgtggattaatgcgtattggagatgcgaaccgtttaaaacgattcagttcgatttggtgaacggGTTAAAAAAGATcaggttacatcgagtgattcgttcacgaaccggatatccagactgctttgttttgaactctctgtaacacagacacggaagatgagacaatgctgaataaagtcgtaatttttactatttttggaccaaaatgtattttcgatgattcacaaaattctaactgaccctctgatgtcacatggactactttgatgatgtttttcttacctttctggacatggacagcataCCAAGGTCTGACGAGAGAAAAAAGAACTTTGAacatttgccatttttaaatCCTAAATATTATTTGCTTCTAGAATGCCTCAAACGATCTGATTTTCCCTTTCCCACAAAGTGTGACATGTTGAACAGAGCCATGGTGAGAATAGGCAGCCATTCTCCCAGTGTATCATTCTGTAAATCTGACTCCAAACTAGGGAACAGACACAGATGGATAAAATATGTCACCAAAATTGAGAGCATATAGGGTCAGATCACCAGGGCAGCAGCACACCTCTGACCCAGCAGCTCTGTAAAAAAGTCATCATATGCTATGTCAAACATCATCAGTCCTAAAATAAGCTGAAAtcccttgatggatttgtttcttacaaaaaacaCAACTTTTGGCATAttttttcacaagacattaattgatggactggagtggtgtgggttatcttgtgatgtttttatcagctgtttggaatctcattctgatggcacccattcactgcaaaggatttATTGatccaagtgatgtaatgctatattattcaaaattttctgatgaagaaacaaactcatatgcaccttggatggcctgagggtgagtaaattctcagtatattttcatatttgtgtgaactataactttatttTGTAGTATGTTCACTGAAGAGCTACAATTTTCTGATTAAACCTATTTTTCCCTTCACGCTCATCTTCAACTCCTTTTGGTACCTGGTTTTGGCACATCAAATCTGACGTATATTCCAACTTCATGGGAACCATTAAAATAGTTAGCCACAGTCCCACAGAAACCTTTCAGTGGAAGTAGTCCACATCGGTGATGAACCTACTGTATGGCAGCAGAAAGCAGACGCCAACCAACAGCATGGCAAAGTAGATGCTCAGGAAGGAGACTGAGTCTGAAAACAAGACATGAGCTTATATGAATAGCAACTACAACGATAGAGCAGCTAAGGCCAGTTATCTATACATACAAATCAGCTCTTTTGTAATGTGCACGATGGTGTCTTACACTAATTGCAGGGTTTCCCAAAATAGGATTTGCAAACCCCAGGGTGTTTGTAAGGAAAGTGCATGGAATTTGTGACTTGACAAAAAGAGCTAATAAtgtgaaaaaattaaatttaaattatattatattaaaattcaaacaactaaaataaaaattaccaaaaaagattaaatatcTGTAAGTCACCCTGAGCACTGTAAGGTTTTATTCTACCCGTCTTCTTCTCCTCTGGAAGCTGACAAAAGCTGAAATTCGTGATGACAGACACAGATCTCTACCCTGCCGATTCCTGCTCCACTCGTCAGAGTAcatatctggaaaaaaaaaaatcttagtacaGAGAGGACTTACAAACATTTTTCTCTTACAGATCTAAATTCttaattcatatttcatattgcacataataatgtatttatatctaAATTCACTTGAATCTTGATATTAAAAATACACCTAATCTGAATGATTAACTGGAGTAAagatgtgacaacttgccccagtaTCTACTCATTGCTGCTTATAGACCTGGGCTATGCTGTGCAGGAAAAttcagttattttgttttatgcaaCCAAGCATTGCAGTTGTTCTATATTTGTTCCTACACCTGTTTTCCTTTAAAGTATCTGGGCATGAATGTGTTGTTTCTCTCCCGCCAGTTGACTTTGCACGTGTGCGGTTTAAATTTTACGGCATGCTATGAAACACACTCAGTTTACTCTATAGGTGATAAACGCAAGATTAACATTGACATCTCATTTGCGGCCCCCTCAAGGTCCCCGAACCCCAGTTTTGAAAACCCCTGATTtaggttattaaaatgttattcacaCTATGAAAAAAATGGTTCCTTTATGAACTGACTGAACTGTTCTTTGGGTGCTTTAAAGCACTACACTTAATTTGATGTTGAATAACATATAGCACTTTTTAATTTAGAATGTTAACTgtaaagttattttacatttcatattaagttatataattatgttttattatattattatatattatattttaaagaaatcattacatttttatcttCATCATTACAATTGGCCTTTAATTTATAACTTATATCaacttttatataatatataagcagTTTTAAAGACATATTAAATGGGTCAGAAAAGCATtcttatattcaaataattacatttaatataaatttaaactacaTTGTCAAGTGAAGTTTTTTATTCCAGGACATAATTTCAATATTAGTCACTAGATGGCAGTTCTGTGATAGAGGTGACATTCAGTTTCTGCAGCGTCAAGACGAACACACGATCAGCCCTACTAATCGATCACGctcatctttgtttttgtttttcgttTCGTTAGATAAAATCGAGAATACAGTTTTGGTCAGCTAAGTTTTAcgattatataaaattattcaaattcacTTTGACaagtgaaatataattatataaaatagagtaaataaatatCTCGATCATAATATTATCTATTAATAATGTCTTCCGTTATAGCATCATGGCGATTTCCAGTAGAAGCACCTTGTGAGGCATTCTAGTTCCTGTTTCTACCGCAGTTTATGTTTTGAAAGGGTGATATGAATTGACTAATTAGTTTTGAACTCAAGATAGATGGCCAAAATGTTGCGTTCTGCACTTCTGAGAGGTATTTTTACACGGAACTTCAGTGTTAATGCTATAAAGTGCGCTGCCGGATCCTCTAATACGCGCAGCTCAGCTGTCTGTCCTTCTAACCTGCATCACGAACCCTTGAGATTCTTTAGCAAATCAGCTACATTAACACCTTTAAGGTGGACCGACAGCAACAATAGAGAGTCAAACGCATCTGAGCATGTGCACGAGGAGGAAGACACAAGTGTTGTGTTTGGTGATTATTCCAGAAGGTACTCCTCCAGACGAACCTTCCGCAAAACATCCCCAGAGCAGCAGCTGGATCTGAAATACAGAGATGCGGATGAAGATGATGTGCAGCTGGTGGAGAAGTTCAAGTCTAGAACAGGTCGGAAAAATACGACATATTGGTATTTCCTCCAGTGCAAACGGCTCATCAAAGAGGACAAAGTACGTGGTcaaaaatctgatttaataacaTTAATCTTTACTCTGAGGCAGTGATGGTATTAGACTTATATCCCTTGAAAAAAAACTGCAGTGCAGAATATTAATTAGAAAGGCCACTTAAATGCTCTTAATTCgttatttgttttaattgaaattatatttataataattgttttaataatcttttgttgagatttaatgtacatttattttgatgtactTACTAACATACTGATGTTATaatttaactgtagtgtgttgttcaatgttacatttaaagttaatatattttactaaatCACAACTTTGTCATTTCAagtatcatttataaataatataatacatgatGTACAAATTtcaatacaaataaatttaaattacatcTTAGTTTATTATTAGTGCCTCTCAGTACATTTggcagtacactttaaccacatttcaaagataatataaataattatgtaattaaatgtagatatttgtaattataaatatatgtaattacaTATGAACTTAAGTCCTGCTCAAGTGAGTTGAAAAAAACCCCACTTATGgcaattttattgcatttaaaataaatttaaattacaatacattttcacTTAAATTCAAAGAACATGCAATTGTCAAAAAAATCCTATATTTAGTTTACACTTAAGTATATACTGTGCACACTTAAGTATGCACAAAAGTGtataatttttgtaataaataattgtgttatCACCATTTTTTGTGTAGTGTAGATCAAAATGTTTCTCTGTTCCATATAAACCAatagacattttaatttattaattgatttatttattgtgtgcGTGTAGCTGGCTGAGGCATTGGTTCTCTTTGAGGCTGATATGCTCAAAGGTGAGAGGTTACAACCTGAGGAGTATAACTACACTGTGCTCATCGGCGCATGTGGACGTGTCGGCTACCTAAAGAAAGCCTTCCAGCTCTACAATAATGTAAGATGACAATACATTTTCACTTGTCATTATTTATATTAGGCTCTGCGGATGATGCATGGAAGACACACTTGATCTTTGATTAACCCTGTTTGAATATTATGACTCAGATGAAGAAGCGAGGAATCGAGCCGTCCGATGCTACATACACTGCGCTGTTCAACGCTTGTGCGGAGTCTCCATGGAAACAGTCAGGGCTGGAACAGGCATTGAAGCTAAAGCAAGAGCTTCTCAAGAAGAACGTCCCTCTCACAGCCattacccagcatgctttgctcaAAACAGTTGCACTTGCTGGAGATCTGAAGTCGTGCTTTCAAATTCTGCGGGTATTAACTAATGTCAAAATACCCAGTGATGTgaagatttataattttttattctttttgcacTAGCGACACAGTAACATCATTTGGTTTCTGTGTAAATGCGTGAATAGGAGATGCTTCAAAATGGACAACCCATCACACAAGAGACATTTCATTATCTGCTGATGAGCTGTGTGAAGGACAAGCAGCATGGATTCAGACTGGCTTTACAGGTACTTAAACACCTCCTGACTAGAAACACACATTAATAGTGATTCACCAGCCttttacagttttaataaatCAGTTTTGGTAATTTAACTCTTTACGTTGTTTTTCTAAGGTGCTAAATAAAccagttgtagtgatgttcaacTGTAGAGTCAATCAGTATTTCAGCTGAAACTAATTGCTACTCTAACATCGTTTTTGGTGACAAGCTAAATAATATGGATATAAATGTcagcaatttaaaatatttgcattaaaacaaattctggtatcactttattttacagttacatcTATTCGTTTCTTATTACTAATAACTATgattttctctcaataaattcttaattttctgctaattaatagtgagtaaggtagttgttaagtttaggtattgggtaagattagggatgtataATAAGGTAATGTAGAATAAGGCAtcaatatgttcttaattagcactaatacatggctaatattctagtaatatacatgctaataagcaactaatagatgCAACcgtaaaataaagtattacccaAATTCCATTTAAACCACAATTGGTATTTAATTAGTTCTTCTCTGGTGTTAGTGTGTATTTCGTTAAAAAATTTTTTAGCGAAATAGACACCATTTAATTTTCAGCCACCAAAATTTCAATCCATATTACTCACTTATCATCTTACTTATTTGCACAGTTTTTGAGTTCTTAAATGGATTGTTAAGCCACAAATGAAATAATCTGTATTCATGTTTGAGTTTCCTTGTTTAACAAATACAAATCTGTTCTCAAGACTTCTCAAGATTTGATTAATATGAATTCATGTTATGATGCTTTTATGACTTTTTTGGATCTTTTAAATTTGGGTTGATTGGACTTTCAATGAAGGGACAGGAACCTCTCCGCTTTCATCAAGAAAATATCGTAATCTTGTTTCGAAGATTAACATTATTGTTCTtctatgtttggaatgacatgaggtttaGGGGAAAGATGGCAATTTTTCATCTTTGGGTTAACAATCCTGTGAAGTACTTCTTTTATTGTCATTTGTTCTGTAGGTGTGGCACCAGATGCTTAGGATTGGAATAAGACCAGACACTCAGAATTACAACATACTCCTGCGGGTAGCACGGGATTGTGGGATAGGTGATCCTGGTTTGGCTTCTGCGCTACTACTGAAGAGAACAGAGGAAGTGATCCCTAAACTCACAAGTGGAAAGAAAGGCCATAGGATGAAAGTCAAAGAAGCGATGTCCAGCCAGCCACTAGATATGGATGCATTTGAGAGTGAGCTGCTTTTAGACAAGCACACGCAGAGCCATGGACAAGCCAAAGAGACTGATTTCTGCCAACCCAAGGAAAAAGATCTGTGCAAAACAGACACATCTCAAAATGAGACTCAAATGCTGCCTGTATCATCAAGTGGCTCTCTCACATGTCAGTCACAAAGTTCCCGCCTCCCAAACCTTCTGGACCCCAGCACTTGCCACTCAGGTGTGGTTTCCTTGGGACCCGTAAACGGTGCTTTGGATAGGCTGGCTCTGATTGGAAACCTTGAAGGTTTTTTAGAGAAAATGGCCAAAGATGGACTGGAGCCCAACATCAAAACCATCACATTATTGGCTGATGTCATGGAACCCGGCAGCCAATCAGTGCAGAGTTTGATTAATGTGGCCAAAAAGAGTGCTGTCACGCTGGATGAGACATTCTTTAACATTATGATCAGAAGGGCAGCCAAAGCTGGAGACTTGGATGGGGCTAAGGTTAGAAATGCAATTATTCATCTGTTCATCAGGCCTAATTCAATGAGTATTACTACACCACTCACTACATCATACTGATAAAGAGCTAAAAAGCATTTTAAGTGTTGGTGATCACTAACAATGACAAGAAAGAGTGGGCAAACGAGCAGAGGTGCCATCATAGAGAAAAAGTGATTGTGTGTTAACATAGGACACGGGATCAGCAGATGTTGAACAGATTCTTTAATTTGTACTACGACAGCTGATGTTGCAGTGAAATATAAATTGAAGTGgtgaaagcatctgcaaaatgcataactgtaaataataaataaatacaattacaaaagagcctgccaaatgcataaatgtaaatgtgtaaaaatataaataaataactgatttctttctttttaggcTGTAAAAGCTCTTATGGTTAACAAAGGGCTGGTGGCAAATGCACAGACATTTTGTAGTATTGCTCTGGCTTGCCGTAGACAAAAAGATGCAAGGCAGTTGCTTACTGAAATGGAGGTATGAAATCCAGTATCAtccttttattattcattttcacTATTATTATACTTAAGGTTTCAtcttattagaattatcaactaTTTCCAAGTTTCTTCTAAATATTTTGAaggttcttttttctttctttttcagtctTGTGGACTTGTGCCGAACACTCATGTTTACAGTGCCCTGATCAGCCAGGCAGTTAAGCGTTTGGACTATGCTTATCTGCATGAACTTCTTCTACACATGCACAAACTGCAAGTGCCGCCCAATGATGTCATCATCAGACAGCTGGAGTTTGCAACTCAGTATCCTCCATCCTATGACAAGGTtagaaactgaaactgaaaatatgagACAATCTCATATCAAGCAAATCGTAGATAAAAACAGTAAGCGAAATATAATGAATTAagaaaataacaatacattttaataaaatgataagGATTATTAAGgagtataattattaaattaaattattatttattcacttaaTTTAAAAGGACATCTAGGTTCAGTAAAATCAAATGCATGtattttgtgaatgtttttcaTGTAATTGCGCTATGAGCAGGATTGTAATGGACTGCCATGGATTAATTATGCCTTTTATCTTTCTTCCTTCAGTTAAAATCACGAAACATATACCTGGACAAAATAGACGGCTTCCGTGGTTTTTACAAACAGTGGCTGGAGTTCATGCCTGGCCAGGAAACACCACACCCCTGGGAAAAATATCAATCCCCAAAGCCAGAAACTGAACAAGATGGAGTAACCTCACAAAATACAATTTCTAAATAAATCTAATTTCTGTATTCTGTACTAGTACATTTGTGTGACACCATTTCTTAAGCTTAACTGTGAATTTCTGAGGCATATTTTGTGTGTCTTGTATATTTGCATTTACTTttgttgtattattaaaaaaaataaaaaacaatccaaaatcagtaattgaaaaaaaatattggcatCCTATCTTTGAAAGCAAGAAAGCAAATATTAGACATCAGGtctactaatttattttattgttgtaatatttTATCTGAGTTACAATAAACGGTTGTAGAAGTTATTGGAAGGAATGATATTAGACTGTAAGTACTTCAAAACCAAATGTGTCTGTGTCTACTAACAAAAGACTGGAAGTCTAGGTAATTTCCATCTTAATAGCAGGCCTATCTGTAAACACGGATGATTTCCATCAAACAGCAAATTATTACaacaaaacagtttgtttatttattaaacttccATCAGAAAAGACTGAATTAAAAGTGTTATGTGATGATTAAGTGCATGACCATTGCATGATCTTTGGTCAGTAACTGaagaatattataaataataataataatagtaattgagACCTGACCATTAGAGACGGACCAGAGGCATCTGTCATCTTGACCTTATTGCTTAACTCAATACATTTTCTGCCTCTTGAACTTCAATCACAAGACAGGAGATTTTTCTCGGTACACTGTGACCCTGCATGTTTCACTGAAGCAGTTCTGTAAAAACAGCAGCTGGTATCTTGGCTTTACACTCAGCTGGAACTCTGTGacttttttttgattttttttaattttttatttttgtagccaCCATTAAAGAGAAACCAAAGAGTTTGGTAAATAATTTTGTGGAGAAAAGTCTTCCTTGTGTTCAGAATTCAGCGTTCTGAAAATCAAAATAAGATTTTATTGAACAAAGTAGcttcatgcatttttgttatcaGTTGTTAACAATAATCATATAGCTCATTTTTGTCCAAGTTTCACCTCTACTGCTTTCCACAATTAAATATCAGTAGCCCTGGTGTATATGTTTAATACAACCACACAGATTAGACTTCTTTTACTTCCACATCCTCGTCAACAATCTGTTCTTGAGTGCTAACCATCTTTAAATCACAGTCACTGTCACACTGGCTTCAAGGCCTTCAACTTGTTTCTGGCTTTAATTAATCCAAACTAATTTTGTTTAATATACTTTGAACAAAAACATTCCGAGACTTCTACAGTTTGTTATTGCATGTTAGACAAAAATATTCCATCAATAATTTTGGCAGGTAAAtagggatgattttttttttaagaaactgggAACCACCCAACTTTATtcccattgaaaatgtataataaGAGAGTTGCGAGTGTGATTGTTAGAGCATATGGGATTTGTTGTTTTGACCAATAAACTCATtggttttaaagattattttgaaaAAGAGAGATTTTCTTTGATGACAGGAAAATCTATTTCTCTGAAATAAGTTAAATCTTGTTGATGTGCATATGTGTTGGAGAGGGTATTTATTGAATAGGTCTAcattcttaattaaattaaacattaaataaattacttttttaatggtAGATGTTTGCAGAAAgtcataacataaaaaaagaaaatcatattaatattttatttaatcagttcTACTGGTGCCAGTTGGGTATTACTGTATTGATGATtctgtaatatattttgaataaaatgaaattaattataaGTGAATTAGGAAACGGCTGACAGTGTTGACACATTTGGAGGATTTGAATTTTATTGTGCGTGTCAAAACTGGTTTGGGCATGTGGACAAAAGTAGaggttttcaaacatttttaagcTAATTAATTAACAAGCCAATCCCAAGTGTCCAGGATCAGATTTTAAAACAACTAAAGCACTAAAACAACTTCTGTAAGCTAATATGTCACTGGATATGTACCAGACATGTAGGTGTCTCCCTATGAAGATTTTTCACATGTACTCCTTAATCCAAAAGCTGAAAATCTTCTCTCTTTGTCAAACAAAAGGGCTCAAGAAGTTCCAGATGCCAAAATCAGATTTTATTTGGCGAGACAACTAACCCACGATGCACAACAAGACTGCAATCTGACTGCACCTTCATTCTTAACCAATGATCTggtgtgcttgttttttttttttttttggaatctcCCTAATATTCCCGGCACAGTTTTTTGGTTTTGTACAAGCAGTCTCTCTAACTGCCTGAAGCTATCGAGTATTCTCCATAATGAATATTTTGTTAATGTATGATTCATTTTTGATTGTATAAGTGTGAGATCAGCTGCAAGTGCGATCTTCTCTAACAATAAAGTCTGATTTTGCCATCTGGAACTTCTTGACTCCAGATTTTTTTTGAAGGAAGAGAGAAGATTTTctacaataaatcattttatagGATTGAGGAGTAAATGTAAGTGTTATATTTTCATGCAATAGCTACTTGTCTGGTACACGTCCAGTGATttgtgtcattaaaaaaaaatataaatataatttgtgaGACAGAGAGTTAAAAAACAGTCTTTGGTCTTTTAATTCTTACAAGAATGGTCAG from Carassius auratus strain Wakin chromosome 26, ASM336829v1, whole genome shotgun sequence carries:
- the ptcd1 gene encoding pentatricopeptide repeat-containing protein 1, mitochondrial, which encodes MAKMLRSALLRGIFTRNFSVNAIKCAAGSSNTRSSAVCPSNLHHEPLRFFSKSATLTPLRWTDSNNRESNASEHVHEEEDTSVVFGDYSRRYSSRRTFRKTSPEQQLDLKYRDADEDDVQLVEKFKSRTGRKNTTYWYFLQCKRLIKEDKLAEALVLFEADMLKGERLQPEEYNYTVLIGACGRVGYLKKAFQLYNNMKKRGIEPSDATYTALFNACAESPWKQSGLEQALKLKQELLKKNVPLTAITQHALLKTVALAGDLKSCFQILREMLQNGQPITQETFHYLLMSCVKDKQHGFRLALQVWHQMLRIGIRPDTQNYNILLRVARDCGIGDPGLASALLLKRTEEVIPKLTSGKKGHRMKVKEAMSSQPLDMDAFESELLLDKHTQSHGQAKETDFCQPKEKDLCKTDTSQNETQMLPVSSSGSLTCQSQSSRLPNLLDPSTCHSGVVSLGPVNGALDRLALIGNLEGFLEKMAKDGLEPNIKTITLLADVMEPGSQSVQSLINVAKKSAVTLDETFFNIMIRRAAKAGDLDGAKAVKALMVNKGLVANAQTFCSIALACRRQKDARQLLTEMESCGLVPNTHVYSALISQAVKRLDYAYLHELLLHMHKLQVPPNDVIIRQLEFATQYPPSYDKLKSRNIYLDKIDGFRGFYKQWLEFMPGQETPHPWEKYQSPKPETEQDGVTSQNTISK